From a single Phragmites australis chromosome 7, lpPhrAust1.1, whole genome shotgun sequence genomic region:
- the LOC133923516 gene encoding uncharacterized protein LOC133923516 codes for MAARLLFPLLLLALAGSLAALASATVEETCARATSGGRHEDLAPFCVSSLQAAPGSDGADPRTLAVIATNLTLANYTAAVATVKALQRRGGWSAPERDALATCRARYVEALNVVHSAVHALAAARAQDYAADMRVVRSAATDCEDAFRASGGDGGESPMRKVDEDAVNLTTVAMLIVQSLG; via the coding sequence ATGGCGGCGAGGCTTCTCTTCCCCCTCCTGCTCCTCGCCCTGGCCGGCTCCCTCGCGGCGCTCGCCTCCGCGACCGTGGAGGAGACCTGCGCGAGGGCGACGTCGGGCGGGCGCCACGAGGACCTGGCTCCCTTCTGCGTGTCCTCCCTCCAGGCGGCGCCGGGCAGCGACGGCGCCGACCCACGCACGCTGGCGGTGATCGCCACCAACCTGACGCTGGCCAACTACACGGCCGCCGTGGCCACGGTCAAGGCGCTGCAGCGGCGCGGCGGGTGGTCGGCGCCCGAGCGGGACGCGCTGGCGACGTGCCGGGCGCGGTACGTCGAGGCGCTCAACGTCGTGCACAGCGCCGTCCACGCGCTGGCCGCCGCGAGGGCCCAGGACTACGCGGCGGACATGCGCGTCGTCCGGAGCGCCGCCACCGACTGCGAGGACGCGTTCCGGGccagcggcggcgacggcggcgagtcGCCGATGCGGAAGGTGGACGAGGACGCCGTGAACCTCACCACCGTGGCGATGCTGATCGTCCAATCGTTGGGATAA
- the LOC133924296 gene encoding kinetochore protein SPC24 homolog codes for MAADAGKRLEVDDVFSFADDLVGVLRGSEDGDDGASARMLQSACRSESDDLELQLRDCHEKIRSCKEKIDKAKVETIADDELNALQNKMDAKLQEEKQLRQDLRAVHDELDNLDRQSASIEERKDAIKKKEKDMRKAQNMLSICVSVTNIMPNLDDQDKVSGYIVDKNGKKIEKFEFEKKTSPVEICNKLWKKIQCSIEG; via the exons ATGGCGGCGGACGCGGGCAAGCGGCTGGAGGTGGACGACGTCTTCTCCTTCGCCGACGACCTCGTGGGCGTGCTCCGCGGCAGCGAAGACGGCGACGACGGCGCGAGCGCGCGGATGCTGCAGTCCGCCTGCCGCTCCGAGTCTGACGACCTCGAGCTGCAGCTGAGAG ATTGTCATGAAAAAATACGCTCCTGCAAGGAAAAGATAGACAAAGCAAAAGTTGAAACCATTGCTGATGATGAACTGAATGCACTGCAAAATAAGATGGACGCAAAACTCCAGGAAGAGAAACAGCTTCGCCAAGATTTAAG AGCAGTACATGATGAGCTTGATAACCTAGACCGTCAGAGTGCTTCTATTGAAGAAAGGAAGGATGCTATtaagaagaaggagaaagacATGCGGAAGGCACA AAATATGCTTTCCATTTGTGTGTCCGTTACCAATATCATGCCAAATTTGGACGACCAGGATAAGGTTTCCGGCT ACATTGTCGACAAAAATGGGAAGAAGATAGAGAAGTTCGAGTTTGAGAAGAAGACGTCACCAGTTGAGATCTGCAACAAGCTCTGGAAGAAGATTCAGTGCtctatcgagggttaa